One window of Artemia franciscana chromosome 16, ASM3288406v1, whole genome shotgun sequence genomic DNA carries:
- the LOC136037332 gene encoding AP-1 complex subunit sigma-2-like isoform X1: MQFMLLFSRQGKLRLQKWYVAHPDKVKKKITRELVNTILARKPKMCSFLEWKDLKIVYKRYASLYFCCGIEQSENELITLEIIHRYVELLDKYFGSVCELDIIFNFEKAYFMLDELLLGGEIQETSKKNVLKAIQAQDLLQEEETPQGLFDDHGLG, encoded by the exons ATGCAGTTTATGCTGTTATTTAGTCGCCAAGGGAAATTGAGGTTGCAAAAGTGGTATGTTGCTCATCCTGATAAGGTGAAGAAAAAGATAACAAGAGAATTGGTTAACACCATACTTgcaagaaaaccaaaaatgtgCAGTTTTCTGGAATGGaaagatttgaaaattgtttataaaag ATATGCAAGTCTCTATTTTTGCTGTGGCATTGAACAGTCAGAAAATGAGCTGATTACGTTAGAAATTATACATCGCTATGTTGAGCTGTTGGACAAATACTTTGGAAGT GTATGTGAACTCGACATTATATTCAACTTTGAGAAAGCCTATTTCATGCTTGATGAATTACTTCTGGGTGGTGAAATCCAAGAAACCAGCAAGAAAAACGTATTGAAAGCTATCCAAGCACAGGATCTCCTGCAAGAG GAGGAAACGCCTCAAGGACTCTTCGATGACCATGGCCTTGGTTAA
- the LOC136037332 gene encoding AP-1 complex subunit sigma-2-like isoform X2 — MQFMLLFSRQGKLRLQKWYVAHPDKVKKKITRELVNTILARKPKMCSFLEWKDLKIVYKRYASLYFCCGIEQSENELITLEIIHRYVELLDKYFGSVCELDIIFNFEKAYFMLDELLLGGEIQETSKKNVLKAIQAQDLLQEDEAVEGALKEIGLI; from the exons ATGCAGTTTATGCTGTTATTTAGTCGCCAAGGGAAATTGAGGTTGCAAAAGTGGTATGTTGCTCATCCTGATAAGGTGAAGAAAAAGATAACAAGAGAATTGGTTAACACCATACTTgcaagaaaaccaaaaatgtgCAGTTTTCTGGAATGGaaagatttgaaaattgtttataaaag ATATGCAAGTCTCTATTTTTGCTGTGGCATTGAACAGTCAGAAAATGAGCTGATTACGTTAGAAATTATACATCGCTATGTTGAGCTGTTGGACAAATACTTTGGAAGT GTATGTGAACTCGACATTATATTCAACTTTGAGAAAGCCTATTTCATGCTTGATGAATTACTTCTGGGTGGTGAAATCCAAGAAACCAGCAAGAAAAACGTATTGAAAGCTATCCAAGCACAGGATCTCCTGCAAGAG GATGAGGCAGTTGAAGGGGCACTGAAGGAAATTGGATTGATATGA